AATTAATGGACTGAACCTCAAAGAAtcatatctaaaatatatcaaataaaaaacaaatatttataattatgattcaagacacaaagaaaaaaagtgtaaatatGTTAAGCCTAATGATggcttaatttttaattataattctatttaaaatatagttgtaTACGCACCTATACTGATCCCATGGTGAAAAATGTGTTGGTAGATGTGTAGCTCTTTGAGGATGCCTTGGAGGTGGAGGAAGGTAATGAGATGGAGGTGGAATACGACccaacatcatattatttaaatcatcttCTTTGGACATCAAATTAGGATCTTTTAGAGGTGACCGTTCTCTCATTTTAGCtacttgttgttgttgttgctgatGTTGATGTTGTAaatgttgctgttgctgttgatGTTGAAGTTGTTGCTGATGTTgatgttgctgttgctgttgttgatgctgctgttgttgctgttgctgttgttgttgttgatgcTGCAATTGCTGCTGTTGAATCATATGTCTTCTCTTTTCTTCGCGTTTCACTCTTTCTCTTTCTCGACCTCTTTCCCTTTCTTTTTCGCGTTCTCTTTCCCGTTCACGCTCTCGCTCCCGTTCTCTTTCACGTTCTCGTTGTTGCTGTTCTACTCGTTCTGTTTCTACAGGATCAGGTTTTATTGGCCAACCTCCAGAAGGCCCGTATGCTGAGTTTTGTGTAGGTAGCCCACGAGAAGGCTGTAACCTAGCCCATGGATCATTCATGGGATTGGGTGGGAATGAGGATATTGGTGGAAATCCAGCCGGGTACCTAGTAAACATTGCTGCAGGAcctacaatataaattgtatttatattaaaatatatctatagacaagaaaaatataaaataataattacccatAGGTGGATAGCCTGGAGGCAATCCtggatgatgatgatgatgaggCGATGTAAACGGAGAGAGATCGTGCGGTGGTCGACTAGGTGGAAATAAATGTGTGGGTGGCCTTAATAATTCAGTCTTTGGCACCGGATTGTTTGCAACATTTTTGGTTTCTGCCACTTGTTGTTTCTGTTGATAATGATAAATTTCCCAGGCTAATCGCACATGCATTGCATTCCATTTTCCAGGTTTCTataaattcaaatgtaattataaaaattaatttagggtTTGATTCAAGAGGTTATATTCACTTACACTTGACTTTGTAGGCTTAGATGTATCAGTCAACtgctagaaaataaataaatattgataatcaattgtaaagttataataaaatgtttaattaatgaaacatttaataatcattacatGGTTTGGGACCTAAAGCACctgaaattatcaaaataagcacttaaaaacataaaaacaagcATAATAAGCAATCTTAAAATTCCccttaaacttaaataaaaaaatcacaacaCAACAATCTAGACAAAGAATCGattcatcatattttattgtgtcaATCACACTGATGGTATTGGTATTGGTAGTATACCGggaataaattatagttttttttcttgcagcattattattagaacattggaaattttgaatattttttttgttctatagCCAGCCACGACCGACAAAATAGATAACAAAAATGAACAAAGacaatttaagtattattacaAGGCAATAGAACACAAAGGCAACGTGTTATTATAAACACACATCAagacaaaaattatagaaaatatgcaaaaagCAAATTAAACTAgaattacacttttttttttttttattattattttaaactaagacATTCCTAGCCTAAGGCTATCTATGTCTAGGGATATTTGACAATATACTTATGTTTTAAAAAGAATTACACTAGAAACAAGCACTTTTAGAAAAAACAACCATAGAAATAAACAAAGAGCGAttccaaatttgaaattgtagtGACatgagttaaattatttatattgcacTCTACTCAATTTTAAGTtaagcaaaacaaaaaatataaattctttaaGTTCCGAACccttatatttagtaattaggTTGATTACATTTTGCTAAACAGAAGATTTTTTtgagagtataaaatatatttacaatattaataataaaattaaaaatataattttgttaaattatactGGAGTTAAGAAGaatcaaaagaaaaaagtaattgatttaaatattaatggaaATATTGCTTAGTCtagaataaatatgtatactgtatattaaatttatattatatacagtataagAAACCGTATATGTTGTCAAATGACAATGCATAATTACTTTTGGTGTAAATGTCGGCATATGACTTGGTGGTGTAAATGGTGTGTGACCCATTGAAGAATGCAACAGGCCTGGTGTAAATCCAGGATAGCTACCAGACAATAAATTCTGCCTATAAAATGGTGAATCAACTCCTCCCAATTTGGGTATatctttaaactataaatatatgcacatgtatattaattatagatatatatattatttaatattttttttaatatatgctAACCAGTGGAGGAGGATATAATGCCGAAGTTGGTGCTGGTGGTATTGTTGAAGCATTTGGTATAGTTGTAGTAGTTGCAGCTACAGCAGGGATTAGTGGTGTTGCTGTGTGTTGGTGAACATGAGTATGTTGATGCTGGTGATGATGCATTTCTGTCCGTAAGTATGGTGCACCAACAGCCAAAGTTCTTTCTTGTGATGATGCTAAAAACCTCGAGTCTAGTTCTCTCCTTAACATGTCAGCTTGATCTAAATCAAAATCATTATAGAATCCTAAATAcaagtgatattttttattctaactTACTTGATTGAAATAAAGATTCAGCGGAAAAGGGATTATGAGCAGGTGGTGCTGATGGCAATGAAGAAGAAGATTGTGACGTAGCAGTAGATACTGGTGAAGAAAATAACGGAGGGGGGTATGATGATGGATGTTGTCGAGTAATATTTGCCATTGTAGATGTCGCAATACTGTTGTTTCtacgaaaagaaaaaataaaataaaatattttcattattttacagCTAATAGTTTATGCTTTAGTTATAAACCTATGTACTTACCCCATTGGACCCCATAATTGTGGTTTATTATATACAAGACTAGAAGGTGCTGAAGATGAAACAGTAGGTGCTAATGTTGGAGTAGCAGCAGGAGGTAATGCTAATGATGAAGAATTGAACGACGAAGGAGAATTTAATGGAGGGCCATTACTTCGGTTTAAACTATTAACATTACAAAATGAATTAAAACATGTTAATtggataaaacaattatttaaatatatcaaaattacatataactatCACGATCTCTGTTTGGACTTGGTCCTCGTGGCGACTGCCCTCTACCTAACACAGGGTGTCCACTCAAAATTGACGTAGTAGTGGTAGTAGAAGTAGAAGCTGATGCAGAAGCAACTGTTGGTGCAACAAGAGGAGGTGCTGACACAACATTTGATTTTGTTGATATCACAGACATTGGAGAAGTTCGACTTAATCTCTatataaatcaaacaaattaaaaaaaaattataccatcataaaaattattaaaagaatatataCATTTGGtgcaaaatataaaactaaaattatacaattaatttaaatacttaagtttcataaatcaaaactaaataatttttagtaaacaGCATCGCCAAGACAGTCATTATAATTTTACCGCCATCGCAACAGTGTGTAACTtaacactaaataatatcaaacggtaaattaattattaatataatattttaaattctatgcGTTCCATTGAATGTAATGATTCACAATAATGTCTGTCATCACTATGtagagtaataaaaaaatcttacacTTTAAGGGTGGTTAACAGTTTCTAATAGAAATTTGGATCTATATTGGATATTTTgagaagtaaaatataaaatgtctagtacgttataaaataatttaaaaaataaaataaaacaaaattatgcaaaccaatttttgacaaaatagattctattattgtaattaaaaaatgactaACTGTAAAAGACTAgatattttacaattacatatttttttcaatatttttgtttttattaaaatagaaaatgtaaatttgtgGCATGTGAAAATAACAAATACGTTATGAAAGGgagaataataaatgtacataatgcAATAGTATGATAATAAGAGGCTCTGTCCAGTGACAGAAAcctcaattttcaatatttctttgacattttctagaaatgaattattataatatattggttctttttgtgctatttatagacaactgaaattttttactttatttagatttatgtaatacatttttgtttgcacaaaagcttgaaaattcgttacaacaattaaaaaatgtcaacaatttatattcagttttttttttgttataaacgtTTTAAAGTATCTAGATAATAAGTATCTTTCTTATCATTTGActcttttattcaaattattaatattattactgtgtcTACTTCATTATTagcaatttgttttatttttattttgggaCTGGGACTATTttccaacaaaaataaaaataaaataaataaaaagtttacatttttaaataatttatcaaattaacaataatgtgttatttattttgattattcatacaattttagattctgagcagagcaatgaatgtattgattttacaatgaactatgtttttttaagaaaaatgtttgTGCATTAAATGTGTCATCGCctttttgggacagtaaaaatgcttagttTTTCTCGAACAGTATCTtatctgataggaaaatgaatctagttggtactttgggggggaggggggtcaTAGGTATAAAATCCctattagttttcaaaagcgcagggaaaaataaaatacaaattaagaaaaaacaggaatttatacgcaaaatcggatttcaacaaaatcgattttggtttttggtataactctaaaagaAATAACCAAAATATACGAAATTTTCCATGGTTGTTTATAGTAgcatacacgataaaattttcaaaaaatttggaattgtttatggacattttcagttttcaatttttttagttttttttcataaaagacaataaaatgttagttgttgaataaaaaaagattgaacatttaatacaaggctcttaatatactgttacaatgaaagttgaaaaacattaaaagtaCATtgtcacacattttttttataagcatttaaagttcaaattttgacaaaatacgtaaaaatgacaaaaatgggcaaattattttgagacagaaattcattaaaatgtttctttttaaatctaagatttgaaaatgtagttCAAGATTCCTCATGAATTTGTCTATCTTtgctttatcaaaaaaaaatttctaaccTGAAtaagacaaattaaatttttattaaagtttcaagttcaaatttttaccacaatttttactcgatttctcatatagcgattttcttattttgatgtaattcaaaaacaaataaatgtagaatcttgaaatttacaccataatatgcttattttatcaatttctatacttcataaaattgttattatttttttttctgatgttttaattttgacaaaattgaatatttaaatgaaaaataactattttccTCCAACAACTTAAGTTATGtcgaaattcaaaaaatattatacataaaaacttGAAACTATTTGGCATAACATAGGTATGTCTATACCATGAACTTATTCACGACGTTCTACGGCACGCGGTAATGCGGACTTATAAGTCAATAGCcataatgtatgatataatatcataattattaataaataataaatttatataatatgcgatgtttttgtaaaaaaaatagagtTCTACACACAGTACCTCTGCTgtcttctataaaaaaataaattactaattaggtacttaaaatataactatagaagtaaagtataaaatattattcaattttggtATCTGTTAAATAAAGAAATactggttttataataatttaaggaaaaaaactataaactatgTTATGCTAAAGCCTAAAAGTATAACATATGATCAATTTTCGttttaaccattttaataaGAACGTTTTTATCAATCATATAtgattaagttataacttaaagaTGAAACTgatcaatagacaataataataacgtaaagtTTTAACCCATAATAAAACCCAAaaggtattttcaatttttagacaagacacattttaaataatattaataaataattaggtataaaggTAAGGGTTTGTTTGTTCATACACGATTACACGAAGGAGTTTTTAAGTGTTTAACGAGGGGAAATTAAAACTGTAAGTTCGTAGAAACCCAAAAGTTTATATCAGACTGAGCAAAAGTCGATAAGCGGTGAGCTTTATGTACAAGGTAAGGGGAGGAGGACTCTGTTGTAGTAATTAAGGAGGTACCACTACCGCCGCCATCATGCAGTTTTATCATTAACCTTCTCTAGACTTCTCGTCGGAGCAGCCGAATGGAAAAATTAACATCCGTACCCATGGTAGAGAGAAGAGAAAGAGATAAAGTGGGAGAGAAAAGAGTGAAGCGAACAAATTCCGTGCAACGTTTCCCTCGGCATCCTAATTACAAGCCCGTTTTCTGCTCCGTTGAAactctattaatattaatgatgcCGTTAAGTTTTACAGCAAAACGATGGTCTATCTAACTATAATCAAAACTATGCCCAATGCATTTCAAATAACAGTTAAATTATGGTAAAAAACGTTATTaattagcaataataataataataaacgatataaattcttaggtatacataaaacatacatttaaatattattcgacTGATATTAAGCATACAAATACgtaacatttttaataggtaattggaaatattattttcaatcaatcgtgttgaatgttgattatatttttaagtcatacccaaaataatcttttaaaacGTTAAAACATCAATATCATAATACGAGTATTTAAGGTAGATGGTTTTGCCAACAATTTCgaagttattttaatagaaaatgtctagtgtactataatatgaatagtCTGAAAGTTATTTTaggtaatgtactaatgtaatCGGTATTTTTCTGTACaagtttaaataattgtgtattattgtactaaataataaataccctCCATAAATGGTTTGAAGAAGTTTTAAGgtcaatacaattatattattatattttgtattttatagtattattatattaaatacaattaataattatattttatatgcataccAACTACAcggtattgattataaataatattacactcatTTAAAAGTCAAAAGTAAGTTGACTCTCTCCCATATAATCattgattattgatttatgatcaagtataatacatataataataaagtcaaTAGCACTATTGCTcagtatttcttaatttttcttataattataaatttattatcagAGACCAACGTAATTTGAATAAGCCAGGTATTTCGGTATTTTAAAGCATGGGTAAATAagggttataaataaataaaaacaaattcaattttctgaacgaattttttttttttttttttttattgggtaacccgcggcaacataggccattgggtgtggggagggcactgtaggttttatattgggtaggtttggtaggttttatattgggtaggttggtacacgtgtgtgttgtgtttggcagaatttctaatggggcacccgtaggtttctgccgtgccccggggtggggggatggcggcacttgttctccggacaccgtgacttgcacggagaaaaatgccgcccagtggtcgaggatcgaactcggaccggctgtgccgaatccgtcgcgttagaccactcggccacctcgtcccccctcTGAAcgaattgttataaaataaaattatgggtCCACACCAGGAGGTTGGCCTGTCATtaacgtgttctgaggtcaagcatAGGCCAAAATCGCTAGGCCAAGTtcccagatgggtgaccacccgggttttcAGTGACGAATCCTTGCcccacatacacgtgttcctcaacttttttttttcaaccttttgaaccgacgacgccgcgggaattgctttcgcattacttccgcggcGGCGTGTTCCTCAACTAGCCGTACTTATACTAACTCaatataatttgcacattttcgtgaatttgacgtattttgtcaatatttaaacttcaaatgcttgtacaaaaaattgtgattatagatttttaataatttttcatccatctttgaaatatattaggagccttttattaaattttcaagtttttttacccagcaaatacaattttattgatatttaaagaataaaaaactaaaaaattggaaactgaaactgctcaaaataagtcaaaatattttgaaaatgttatggagtatagaaaatgttaatattcatctgttttagagttacaccaaaaatcaaaattcccgtttttccttaatttttcttttgtttttcgcgGCACTTTAGAAAATTTCTGGGAAATTttcgaccccccaaagtaccaactaggtttactttcctatcagaaaagatacttttgaagaaaatccaagcaattttgctgtcttaaaaggtgatgacacacaaaaaaattaaaattaaataataaaaaataaacacacatcattgtaaaatcattacattcatcgctttgtttagaatctaaaaaatccGGCGATAACCTAACAATTATcttgtttttgtatttaatgaaataaatagatactatattttaaaaatgaccaataaaaagtattgatatgataaaatatattcctaGACCCTAGTGACTAAAGGGCCTAGTCCATTAGatgtaatatactattatactataagtaTAAGTAACATCTTAAAAATATTCTGTAGAGCCAATAGTGTATTTAGGACGGTGACTCAGGGCCATGCCCCCCCCTAGGTACGTTTAAGTTTGGGGGGAGGGCAAagtactttattattaaaaagaactgagaaattatttattttttcatcaaaagAAAGTTCGACAagttcattttcaattttttaaatatacagttttatacctataattgttaTACTTGTTAACCAAAACAATACTCACGGCTGCATTTGATAGCGCAGATGGCATATATGGTGTACTTCTGTACGGAGCATACAACGGTGGATAATGTTGTTGATGGGCAGGAGGTTGGTATGGAGAGCTAAAATTGTTTACTGGCGTTGTCGTTGTTATCGGACTACTAGATGTGCTAGGAATCGTAGAAGAAGCAGATACAGTCACTGTGGATGACTGGGGGGTAGAATATGGCATATATGCACTAGACACTGTAGCCAATAACGACGGGGTAGATTTATATGGACTAGGATGATAATTAGGCGAGGGATAAGGAGCACCGTGAGGTGGATGGTATATCATGTTTGGTTTTTGCATATAAGGAGAACTATGTTGGTGAGGAGATGGTGTTTGATTTGAAGATTTTGGGATGTAATTCGATGCTGCGTGGGATAAGACTGGATGTTGAGACGTTGAAGGAGTAATGTAAGAATTTGTTATGCTCAAAGACAATGGACACGCTTGAGGCGGTGTTTGGTATGGCGGCGCACTCGTAGGTGGTGGTACTGGATTCGTTGAAAAATTTCGAGGACTATTGAGCCCTGAAGatggtacctataaataatattaaaatcattattttagaacaatttaaaattaaaatgatattgacattttgaattttaagtgagaagctatatttttaatattacgctatatgtatagactatattatagcattaaatatttagtgCACACAATaccatatacttatattaatcaTACTAACTATAGTAAATTAAGAAAacagaaattaaatgaaaaattaacaccTAACTAGcaggattatatattatatattattattatatattatattatacattatggataaataaaatgtacgtagaaatatgtattacactcaataagtttatatttttataatgtataactggtagtaattaacaaaataatattattaacttctaTTCGGCAACATCTCTTATAAGGCAatcatacttattttatttatttataagtcacCATAATGATAATTATGATGCACGTGCGAAATATGAAAATGATTCTCAAGTGTATAcctacatgtttttttttatccaaacaaGTGCGATATTAGGCAGCTTAGAGCTGGTTTATTTCTTACAGAGAATATTGATGTGACGATGAACACGATAGATTTAAGATGAACTCGTTTCCATGGCAATCCGGATAGTGTACCGGTGAGAGTACTGTATAAATGCcccgcgataataatataataatgataaaaaaaatctttgccAATAATGGTATTAACTATAAAGAGAAACTTGAAACGAGTGTATGGAATACATAATGGATTTCAGAGTTTAAATACTATAGCTTATAACTATGTTTACGTGGTTGACGGAATAAAATACAGTTCAAAATAATgttgcttataaattataaaaacccagtaaatttttcaatttgttaaGAAAATGGTGTTTTATAATAAGATTGAAgaatgtatgtttaatatagataacaatatttaataaaacacgtTAATAAATTGCTCatcttaacataattattactattttataaagcTAATGATGAATAAAAGAGTTGTTACTCGttaggttaaaatatatttactattaaaatattaaaaaatcacaaaaggacaaaaagtttgaaaaaatagattaaaactGTATCATATTACCAATCATCAATTCCGATTATTTTCCTACCACAATTTTTATACTCCAAATTCCAATAGTGATTATAGaggtatttaatacttatactttattatttaggtgtattattttaatagatttatttattattaatttgttaatcaataattgtttaatactatttttaatttatcaacgctcgattttttatttattttattttgtcaattaatttccaatttttagGATGTGTCCCACCAAACGTGTGAACCGAGTATTCcaactttcaaaaatattattaattattgaccaCGATAAGGCTATTATTTACGAAATTAAGAGagataagtacaatattataatgcgttaCGAAATAACATTTAGATAACACTATTAAGCATTGTaggtattatgaaaataaatcgGAAGTTATAACCAACAAAGATATAGTacaattttaatctattttgttttattttttgatactaaacttaataaataataaatttttttttctctgacGTTTTTACTATTTATCTAATCGTTATTTTTGTGTAATCGGGAgagatgaattaaaaatatcaagtaatattttaattaatattgatattagttAAATGTACGAAAATGTAAActcacaattaaataaaatgttaactattgtatattaaaacgtATGGTAGTTTTACTTACTGGGGAATACCTCGACGTAACTGTAGCAGGAGTCGTTGAAGGTTCATGTCCATTCACATGTGTACTTTGAGGTTTAGGTGTAGTAGGGGGCGTGGATGCTGGAGGTATCGTAGGAGATGGACATTTTGGTTGAGACACCTGTAGAGCCCGAGGAGTAGTTGAAGGAGGTGGTAACATAGGATTTTGTGAGGGCCTAATATGAGTCGTAGATGCTGTGGTTGTTTCAGACGTCGAATGGTTATCAAACTCTATACCATTAACTAATGGGGGAGTAGGTTGTCGACTTGGTGGTGTTATTGATATAGGTTCTTTAGAGACCGTAGCAGGTAAATTCTGGGTAGGTTCAGAAGAAATTCTTCCTGGTAATTCATCTAGAaagattttagtaatttaacaattaattcattaaaacataatatttaaataaatacatttttaagtagtgcaaaattatacaaaaatcacctattcaataatttcaataattataaatactattaatattcagaagaaatattttcaattttataagattatttatgtataaagattatataacaacattttaattttaatttttgttcgaCATCATTCAATTGATTAGTAACTACAGGAGACCaggacaaaaatataatagtaaacaatttaaaagttgtaaaaacgtaaagttcaataaaataaacatcattgaaAAATTTCAAGGACTGCTTACCTTTCCTGGAAACCAGACTGGTCCTGAAGAGATCAGAATTATCTGAACcctgaaacaataataataaaacaaaaattatacattttcgtCTAGTTTGTTTTCAGTgctcaataaaatgttattgtcattattatattttcaaaaagctATAATTTAAgccactatatttttaataaccccAGAGTTTTACGATCAtggatcttaaaaaaaaaaaacacataagctTTATGTGATAGTAGAGTTAACGATCCCCTGCAACGATCGTAAACCATATTGAAATGCAGTAGAGCTATTCAAATTCA
Above is a window of Metopolophium dirhodum isolate CAU chromosome 3, ASM1992520v1, whole genome shotgun sequence DNA encoding:
- the LOC132940457 gene encoding uncharacterized protein LOC132940457 isoform X3, yielding MPPFEHSISATAMTVDRPCFIDRPGSDNSDLFRTSLVSRKDELPGRISSEPTQNLPATVSKEPISITPPSRQPTPPLVNGIEFDNHSTSETTTASTTHIRPSQNPMLPPPSTTPRALQVSQPKCPSPTIPPASTPPTTPKPQSTHVNGHEPSTTPATVTSRYSPVPSSGLNSPRNFSTNPVPPPTSAPPYQTPPQACPLSLSITNSYITPSTSQHPVLSHAASNYIPKSSNQTPSPHQHSSPYMQKPNMIYHPPHGAPYPSPNYHPSPYKSTPSLLATVSSAYMPYSTPQSSTVTVSASSTIPSTSSSPITTTTPVNNFSSPYQPPAHQQHYPPLYAPYRSTPYMPSALSNAARLSRTSPMSVISTKSNVVSAPPLVAPTVASASASTSTTTTTSILSGHPVLGRGQSPRGPSPNRDRDSYILNRSNGPPLNSPSSFNSSSLALPPAATPTLAPTVSSSAPSSLVYNKPQLWGPMGNNSIATSTMANITRQHPSSYPPPLFSSPVSTATSQSSSSLPSAPPAHNPFSAESLFQSNQADMLRRELDSRFLASSQERTLAVGAPYLRTEMHHHQHQHTHVHQHTATPLIPAVAATTTTIPNASTIPPAPTSALYPPPLFKDIPKLGGVDSPFYRQNLLSGSYPGFTPGLLHSSMGHTPFTPPSHMPTFTPKQLTDTSKPTKSSKPGKWNAMHVRLAWEIYHYQQKQQVAETKNVANNPVPKTELLRPPTHLFPPSRPPHDLSPFTSPHHHHHPGLPPGYPPMGPAAMFTRYPAGFPPISSFPPNPMNDPWARLQPSRGLPTQNSAYGPSGGWPIKPDPVETERVEQQQREREREREREREREREREKERERGRERERVKREEKRRHMIQQQQLQHQQQQQQQQQQQHQQQQQQHQHQQQLQHQQQQQHLQHQHQQQQQQVAKMRERSPLKDPNLMSKEDDLNNMMLGRIPPPSHYLPPPPRHPQRATHLPTHFSPWDQYRYDSLRFSPLIAAAAYRAEEEEHRAKLFGYHPQAHLRPKDPSPNTHRSMPPDMQLPKKEESSQSR